A portion of the Fulvia fulva chromosome 1, complete sequence genome contains these proteins:
- a CDS encoding Glutaredoxin, translated as MAAKFKAQDIIDNNAVAVFSKSYCPYCKSTKSLLSELGVKPYIIELDQVDDGAAIQDALQEITNQRSVPNIFIDHKHIGGNSELQAKKSQLPDLLKNAGAV; from the exons ATGGCAGCAAAGTTCAAGGCACAGGACATCATCGACAACAATGCAGTTG CTGTCTTCTCCAAGTCCTACTGCCCGTACTGCAAGTCGACCAAGTCGCTCCTGAGCGAGCTCGGCGTGAAGCCATACATCATCGAGCTGGACCAAGTCG ACGACGGTGCCGCCATCCAGGACGCCCTCCAGGAGATCACCAACCAGCGCTCCGTACCAAACATCTTCATCGACCACAAGCACATTGGCGGCAACTCCGAGCTGCAAGCAAAGAAGAGCCAGCTGCCAGACCTGTTGAAGAACGCAGGCGCAGTCTAG
- a CDS encoding Ecp10-1, producing MRFSIFTIFAALVAGGLAQSWNCDTSEQRCINRELGSSYRCSENALCKKQGNGCSPVTVKGRIEFANCSA from the exons ATGCGGTTCTCGATCTTTACCATATTCGCAGCTCTTGTAGCTGGCGGCTTGGCCCAATCATGG AACTGCGACACATCTGAGCAACGCTGTATTAACAGAGAATTGGGGTCGAGCTATCGATGTTCCGAAAACGCTCTATGCAAGAAGCAGGGCAATGGCTGCAGTCCGGTCACCGTGAAGGGAAGGATCGAGTTTGCTAACTGCTCCGCATGA